The genomic DNA TTGTCTATCACTCCATGGCCGAAATCCAAGTCGAATGCAGTGCGGATGGAGTCAAAAGAGAGCAAGTATTCGTGGAGAAGGTGTGGCGTTTCGACCACTGTCGGTGCAGAGCGCCTGTGCAGGTCAAGCATGCCGTACACGATCATGTGAAATGACTATTCTCGTATTGTTCCCTTTGATCGCGTAGGGCATTTGCATTTGCACGGCGATCATACGCTGCCTAGTGTCATGATGCCGAACACGTGGTGAAACGACGATGTGCTTTTGTTTGCGGCTGTCACATGACCTCGGCAGCCGTGTGCCTTCCAGTCGTTGACCGTGCCTGCCTGATTCACTGGACCCGTGCGCCAACGCAACCTCACTCGCATCTTTGACTCGCATCTGAAGTGCGACAACAAACCGCCAACACAAACACCACCGCTGCTTGATACCTCTCGATCCACCAAGCCGACACCGCGACCTTTCGACCGTCCATCCACCGCGAACACCTCGGCGCCCCCAATAGTGACCGCCTCGCAACTTCCACCGCTTGGACTGGGGCGagaagcgcagcagcagagcacagCGTTCCTAGGCGTGCAATTCACACAACCGCAAAGATGAATCCTGAGTAGTAGGTCCACCTGCGCCTGCCTTTCGCCTAGCTGAAGAGCGGCGACGTTGGAAACTTCACATGCTGATGCGCGACTGGTACAGAGTGCTATACCCTCCTTCTTAACCTCGCCTGTCGCCGTTATGGACCTCTTCCACCCTCGCCTTTTCCTTTGTACCGTCAGACCGGCTATCTCGAAACCACAAGCAGCAACACAGCATGGCAAGCAGGCCAGATACCCCTCTGCCAACATACGAAGAGAGTGAGGCGACAGCCCGCGGCCTTCCCACCTGGCGCCAGACCAGAGGATTTGGCTTCGTGTTTCCATCGGACACAAGCCTGGCCCTGCCACCGAGCAGGGCCTCGCCTGCCAATACGCCTCCGGCGCCAGAAACAGAGCCAGAGCCActgccagagccagagcagATACCTCTCCCGGAGTCGCGGCCAACGACTCCGCGTGAAGAAGGGTAACCACGCCCGCCGAGAGCAAGACGCCGCCAGCGTCCTGGAGAGTTGATTTGCAGAAGAGCGATATGTGAGGAGAATGGGGACTAATGCGTGTTTCTGATAGATACGACTACCTTTTCAAGCTTCTGCTCATCGGAGACTCTGGTGTCGGAAAGTcttgcttgctgcttcgtTTCGCCGATGACACCTACACCGAGAGCTACATCTCTACCATCGGCGTCGACTTCAAGATCCGAaccatcgagctcgatggcaagacCGTCAAGCTTCAAATCGTACGTTGGAATTTGCAAACAAGGAGGGAGCGATACTGACCCCAGAGTACAGTGGGACACAGCTGGCCAAGAACGTTTCCGCACTATCACATCTTCCTACTACCGCGGCGCCCACGGCATTTGCGTCGTCTACGATGTCACCGATATGGACTCATTCAACAACGTGAAGCAATGGCTGCAAGAGATCGATCGCTATGCCACAGAGGGTGTGAACAAGCTCCTCGTCGGAAACAAGAGCGATATGTCAGACAAGAAAGTGGTCGAGTACACCGTGGCCAAGGTGCGTGACATCCCAGAAGATTTGGAAGTGAGCTGGTGGTTACAATGCTGACAATTTGCGCAGGAGTTTGCCGACAGCCTGGGCATCCCATTCCTCGAGACCTCTGCAAAGAACGCAAGCAACGTCGAACAGGCTTTCCTCACGATGGCTCGCCAGATTAAGGAGCGCATGGGAAATACTACAGTCAACAATAAGCCTACAGTGCAGGTCGGCCAGGGCTCAAACGTGCAGTCTGGCAGCGCAGGTGGCTGCTGTTAGAGCGGAACAGTTCACGGAAGCAGACTTTGAGCGGGGTAACACGTAGGATAGGGACAAGGTACAGCATTCAGCGCTGTGTGCTGTACTGAGGATGTTTCATGGCGTTCATGCATGCGACTAGAATGCTTGCTTCATGGGTAGATGACTTCTGGCGCAAGGCTGCAGACTACCTTTCGGCACTACGATGGTGTGGAGGATGGTTAGCTTCTACGACTACACAGAATGGCGCGCATAATGAGCTGTACAATCACACCACAGCCCTTCCATAGTCGGTGGCGTTCAGGTGCCAATTGAGGTTAGGGAAGCAACTACTCATTTTGTGTCCTCATCGAATTATCACGTGGACCGCTTGATGCCTCACCTCACCTAATTTACTTGCCGTGTTGCACATGAGAAGCGGCGATGACAGACTCACTTCAGTATTGAGCATGCTGCTTGATCAAGGTGATATCGCAGAACACAGGGCGCTAGGCGGCTCGAGCCACGCTAGCACGCGAGCTGAACTTTAAAAGTGCAGTTAGGCGCGTCCCCGCTGTGTTATAGACATACAGGCCCTCAGCAAGCAGATCTGCTTTCGAATAGCGCGGAGACCGACCCAAGGCCACCGAAGAACTCGAAGCGGCTACAACGCGTTGTGCGAAATCCGTGGCGCACCTGCCTGGGCCTGGAGCGCCAACCGCGGCGACAACCCACAAGCAACTTCGCGAAGTGACACTTCATGCTGCCGCGGATTCTCAGCCCGGCTTCAAGCAAGAACTAGAAGGCTGCAGTCCTCAGCGGCGATCAGAGGCGCGCGTGCGGACGCGCTCAAAAAGCACCGTTGAAAGCGGCTGGCAAGCACGTCCTTGACCACCATGTGTCGCACAACGCCTGCTGTCCCACTCCGTTCTCCCGCAACGCTCCTTAATTGAAGCATGAACGAACACAACAACGAAAGACAATTCATTGCTAGGACTCAATTATATCACGACATCAATAAGCTACCGCGGCGATTCTTGCGCCGCAATCTGGACCACATTTTCGACTCGCACGACGCGCTTCGAGAAGGCAACGTCAATGCGATCGAAGGCGCTGCGGACGAAGTAACAAGACGCGCGCGCTGGCAACCGCCAACTGATGCCATGATGGCAAAGTACATTGAAGCGAGCACGCCCCGATTCACGCTCGACTCCTTCTTGCTCAGGCCGCACGGCACTCGGTCCAGGAATCGCGACTCGATCAACTTGGATCCCATTCAGCAGAGCGAAGATGGCCCAGACTGGCTGCCTCATCCGGATAGAGCGCCACGACCTTGTCAGGTGTCTGTCTACATCCACTGTAAGCAGACGGCGCAGACCAAAGTCTATCACGAGATCAGAAACGCCCAAATCTATCGATTTGGAAGTTCCGACGGACGGCCTATCTTTGACGTTCGCTTACACAGGCCGTTCGTCATCGAAGCCGACCAGCTAAAGGTCAACAAAGAAATGCTGCGCGACGACGCTAGCAGGTACGGGGAGCGAAAAATGACAGATAGATACAGTTTGGAGATCGGTATCTCGTGCTCTAATTCCAGCGATGCCGCGAAGCTTCTAGCAGAAATTCAGGGCACAAGAGCGTCAGACTACGCCGATGCGCCTTTGAAAGAATTGGCATTTCGAGCCGTTTGGGGAGACCCGAACACCAACACAACCACTAGCGATCCAGGGCTTCCGGTGCTCCCGCCAAGAGATTCCTTGCTGCGCTTGGTTAGAGCTCACGGGCACAAGAGTTCAACCCTTAAGTACGGCCTCCAGCCAAACATGAGCTGGAACACGGACACGAACGAATCAATTCTCACAACATACAACAGACAACTGCGCCGGCTTCGCAGTGCTCGACAGATGCCAACACCGTCTCCATCTGAAGATGCAGAGCCCCTCAGCCGACCCAGTGTTAGGTACCAATTTCGCAAAGGTGATTATATCCACCGGAGCGTGCACATGACCGAGCTGAAGTGCATATTCTGCCCCAACGAGCGCGAACATTCAAGTATCGGACGGCTGTATGGTCATTACGCTACTCACCACGAGCATTTCAGCATTCAGATTGAAGAGCACGACGAAGACTCGAATGTGAGGATTATCTGGATGCAACTGAAGGAAGAGCCTCGTGAAGTGAGCAAGGAGCTATTGAACTTCAGTTGGCAAGCTACGGGAGACGCGTTTGACGCTACTGAGTACTTGCACGCGCACTCGCGCGGGGAAAGAACGGGCTGGGAAACGGAAGAGCATGATACAAAACAAAAGCCTTTCCAAGCACAACAGAAACCTTACCAGACAAAAGGACGGCGTGGACGACCTCTCGCATATGCGCCACAAGTACTCGAgcttgtgaagaagaagacgacagaTATGCCGCCGGACCAAGTCCCGGACCTGCCCGCATTACCACGAAGAAAACACGCGGTACCACGTGTGAAGGGCGTAGATTTCTATCGAACAACCTCCAAGCAAGTACTTTGTCCAGGTGACTTGATTAGTGACAGTGACGAGGAGACGGACGATTCGTGGCTCTATCAGCGATTGAGGCACGAAATTTATCGTTCAGGCCGGGACGATGTTTGTTACGAACTACATGAAATGCTCAACAAACATTTGGACGATGAGCGTCCACAATCGGATATTCTGGTTAGAGATGCAATGGTCCGCTTCACTAGGAAGCACAAGCACCGGCTTAAGAGGCCGAAGATGCGGCCTGCTTTTTGCAAGCAACTTGAGCGACTTAGCAGAGCGCAAGTCATCTCGAAGAACGACCTGAGCTACTGCCTGAATCTTCTGGCTGATGCTGCGGCCGCCGACGATGTTGCAATGGGCGGcatggacgaagatgagCCAGCTTCGACAGATCTGGCGCGGCTGCGACGCTCACATGAACCATCACAGGGCCACTCTACAAGTTCTGGAGCTCGTGATCAGGGAAGCAGGTCGCTCAAGGCGACGGTAATGGCGCCAACCTCAAACGCGCCCGTCACAAATCAGCAGCATCCCCTACACACCAGATCAATACCTTTCGGTCGCTGTAAATTCGTCTGCCGACGGACCAAAGGTAGCAAACAAAAGCCTTACCACGGCGACATCGAAGAACTCCTCAAAGACGACATGACTCACATCAAGCCCGACGAGATCCAGCCACGGCACCTAGACTGGTCCAAGTTCATACGCATCCTTGACAATGACTTCATTTACATCCGCACCTCAGACAACATTGTATGCATTAGTAGTCGACTGGTACCTCTGGTgacggatgaggaggattggTATGCCGCGCTCGATCAAGCCGCCAAGCAGCAATTTGGGGATGGAACACTGGTGTTCGAGCTGCATACAACGGACTCCTATCAGCAGCTGCTTGAAAGTCTGCCGGAGAGCCAGGGGGAGACGAGGCCGGGAACTGCGACTCGTGACCAAGATATCAGAAACGGGCTGCGTCCTGTACCTCGCAAACAGCCTTGCGAATGTGGCCAGATTGCCACTGGTATGAGGGGAATCGTGGGATGTGCTAATGTCATGTGCCAGAGGAGCTTCCATATGGCCTGCATAGGGCTGCAGAAGCGGCCGATCGATTGGAAGTGCGCGGCTTGCTCCGCATGAGTGCACTCGAGCGCAGTGGCACTTACTATGTCATGTCCAAGTACACAAGGTGGCCCAGCTGCGCTGCCGAAAAATTGGAAACGGAAGTCGAGTTTTAGTGATTACAATCAGCTTCAATTCTACTTGTAAGAAGATGACTATAGCTGCGCCAAATAAGTGTTCGCAGACTACCTCGGTCTTTCCTTTCCCCTTTGCGATATCCAGCAGCTGAACAACTCCCATGCTCCTACGCTCAAATTGCAATGACAGCATCAACGGGAGCCAGATCCCATCCTCTCGCTCCCCAGTGATACATTACGACTATGTACAAACAAACGTCAACAAAAGAGTTAGAATAGAAGGTCTTTTTATGTCCCCCTTTCTTGTTCCCGTCAATCATTTACATCCTTTGCAGCGGATCACAGCAGCTTAAGCTGGATCTGTTCGTGTGAGGAGTCGGTGCGACGGCCGACAAAGTGCTACTCCTTCGGCGTGGCATCGTCGTCTTGAGCCGAGAGATCGGGACTGGGAGGCACGATCACAGTGGTAGG from Cercospora beticola chromosome 3, complete sequence includes the following:
- the YPT1 gene encoding GTP-binding protein of the rab; this translates as MNPEYDYLFKLLLIGDSGVGKSCLLLRFADDTYTESYISTIGVDFKIRTIELDGKTVKLQIWDTAGQERFRTITSSYYRGAHGICVVYDVTDMDSFNNVKQWLQEIDRYATEGVNKLLVGNKSDMSDKKVVEYTVAKEFADSLGIPFLETSAKNASNVEQAFLTMARQIKERMGNTTVNNKPTVQVGQGSNVQSGSAGGCC